The genome window ATGCGCTTGCCCTGCTCGGCATCCGGCACTTCGGCCAGAAGCACCTCACGCGGTCCGTTCTCGACGTCCGCGAGCAGTCGATCGCGCAGCTCCGCGGCACGGGCCGCGAGCGTCGGCGGATGCACGACGAGGATCTTCCGCACGCCCGGATCCAGGGCGGCAGAGACCTGATCGAGGATCCCGCGTCCGATGCTGATCTCGTAGGGGGTCTCCCCCGTCACACTGATGGTGGTGGTGCTCATGCTCGTTCTCTCCTCCATGCCACGATGTCGTCGGCGATGCGCTGCATGGGGCGTCGCGACGTGTCGAACGTCACGGATGCCACCTCGTCATACCAGCCTCGACGTTCTTCGAAGATCTGCGTCCAGCGCCCGACCGGATCGTCCCCCGCGAGCAGCGGTCGGCCACCCGCATTGATGCGGTGCACGACCGCCTCCGGCGACACGGTCAGGAAGACGACGGGATGCTCGCGCAGCAGCGCCCGCGTCCCGGGATCCGTCACCGCGCCGCCTCCGAGCGAGATCACCCCGCCCGCCCTCAGCGCGTCGGCGACCTCCGCCCGTTCGAGCGAGCGGAAATGTGCCTCGCCGTGGTCGGCGAAGATCCCGGGGATCGGGCCGTGGGCGGCGACGACGCGCTTGTCGGTGTCGATGAACGGCACGCCGAGCTTCTTGGCGACGCGGCGACCGACGCTGGTCTTCCCGGCCGCCATCGGACCGACCAGCACCAGCGTCAGCTGCTCAGCTTCGCTCGTCATGCGCGATGAGCGCCGCCTCGGACGCCGGGGTCGTCCGCAGCTCGGCCGGAATGCCGGCCAGATACCCGTCGAGGTTGCGACGCGTCTCGCGGATGCTGTCGCCACCGAACTTCTCGAGCACGGCGTTCGCCAGTTCGACGGCGACCATGGCCTCGGCCACGACACCGGCAGCGGGCACAGCGCACACGTCCGAGCGCTGGTGGTGGGCCGTGGCATCCTCGCCGGAGGCGATGTCGATCGTCCGGAGGGCGTGCGGGACGGTCGCGATGGGCTTCATTCCGGCGCGAACGCGCAGCACAGTGCCGGTGGACATCCCGCCCTCGGTGCCTCCCGCACGGTCAGAGCCGCGCGAGATGCCGTCGGCAGTGGCGAACAGCTCGTCGTGAGCTGCGGAACCCCGGCGACGGGTCGTCTCGAAGCCGTCACCGACCTCGACGCCCTTGATCGCCTGGATGCTCATGAGCGCCTGCGCGAGACGCGCGTCGAGGCGGCGGTCCCAGTGCACGTGCGAGCCCAGCCCGGGAGGCAGGCCGTAGGCGAGGACCTCGACGATCCCGCCGAGGGTGTCGCCGTCCTTCTTGGCGTCGTCGACCTCGGCCACCATGAGGGCGGACGTGGCCGGATCGAAGCAGCGCAGCGGGTCGGCGTCGAGCGTCTCCACGTCATCGGGAGTCGGAAGCGGGGAACCTGGCGGCACCTGCACGGGACCGATCGACAGCGTGTGGCTCACGAGACGGATGCCGAGTTCGCCGAGGAACGACCGGGCGATCGCACCGAGCGCGACACGGGCGGCGGTCTCGCGGGCGCTGGCACGCTCGAGGATCGGGCGCGCCTCGTCGAAGTCGTACTTCTGCATGCCCACGAGATCGGCATGGCCGGGGCGCGGTCGGGTGAGCGGCGCGCTGCGACCCCTCGACTTGTCGGTGAGCTCGACGGGTTCGGGGTTCATGACCTCGATCCACTTCGGCCACTCGGTATTCCCGATGCGCAGGGCGATCGGGCTGCCGAGCGTCCTGCCGTGACGGACACCGCCGGAGATGGTGAGCTCGTCCTGCTCGAACTTCATACGCGAGCCGCGGCCGTAGCCGAGCTTGCGACGTGCGAGATCGGCCTGGATCGCCTCTGAGGACACGGGGACGCCCGAGGGCAGACCCTCCATGACGGCAATGAGTTCTGGGCCGTGCGATTCGCCGGCCGTGAGCACGCGGAGCATTGCTCTAGTCTCCCACGCGTTTCGACCTGACTCGTGCCGCGTGTCGTCGGCGGTTACAGAACTGCTCTCATCGCGGCGACCACGCCATCTTCGCCGGGCAATGCGATGGTCTGATCCCCGTGTCGGAAGATCCGGATCTGCCGTACGGCCTGCCAGAGCAGCATCCCTTCGCCCGAGATCGCCTGGCCGCCCGTCCAGGCGGTGGCGAGTGCGGAGGGCCATGGCGAGTAGGCGACGTCGAACAACGCTCCGCCTCGCTCGGCGAGACGCACAGCGGTCGCGTCGTCGAGGGCCGAACCGCTCGGAAGGGTCGCCACGGTGAGATCGACCTGGTCTGCGTCCGCGGCGAACGCGTCTGCGGTCACATCGACTCCGAGTCGCGCGCCGAGCGCGATGAGCGTCGCGGCGCGCTCGGGGCGACGTGCGCGCACCTCGATCGACCGGGCGCCGAGTTCGACGCACGCGACGACTGCGGATGCCGCAGTCGCACCGGCGCCGAGGACGCGGACGCGGCCCACTTCGCCGAGGCCGTGCTCGCCGAGGGCGTCGATGATTCCGCCGACATCGGTGTTGAAGCCCTGCGCGACGTCCGTCAGGAGCAGTGTGTTGACTGCGCCCGTGAGCTCGGCGTGCGTGTCGCGTGTCGCTGCGGCCCGATGGGCCCGCTCTTTCAGCGGCATCGTGAGCGACAGACCGAGCCAGGAGTCATCGAGCGACGCGAGGGCATCGTCGAAAACGCTCTCGTCGACCTGCCGACTCGAGTACTCCCAGTCGAGGCCGAGCACGCCGTACGCGGCCGCATGCAGCCGCGGCGACTTCGAATGTGCGATCGGGTCGCCCCACACCGCGAGATGCCGAGGCGTCATCCGGCCGAGCATCCCCCGTCGGGGTTCTCCTGGCACCACTTCTCCCACTTCTCGACGCCCTGGAGGTGCTCCTCGTAGGTCACCGAGAACTGGGTCTCTCCCGTGGCGAGGTTGACGGTGACGAAGTACAGCCACGGACCGTCAGCCGGGTGCATGGCCGCATCGATGGCGGCATCGCTCGGGCTGGCGATCGGCGTGATCGGCAACCCCGTGTGCACGTAGGTGTTCCAGTCGTTGGGATCCTCGAGCGCCTCGGCCGAGCTCGAGACGACGCCCTCGTGCAGCGAGCCGTAGCCGTACTGCGCGGTCGAGTCCATCTGGAGCTTCATGTCGATGTCCAGGCGGTTCTGGATCACGCGCGACACCTTCGGGAAGTCCGCCGTGAGTCCCTCGCGCTGGATGATCGACGCGATCGTCAGCACACGCTGCGCGTCTTCGGCGGGAACGCCGGCGGCATCCAGCGACTCCTTGGTGCGGTCGACCATGCGCTGGATCACCTGCGTCGCGGTGACGCCGGGATCGAACGTGTAGACGGCGGGGAAGAGCCAGCCCTCGAGAGTCTGCGCGGTCACACCGTAGGTCGCGGGATCCGCGTCCACAGCGGCCTGGAGGTCTTCGATCGGCATCCCGAGAGACTCCGCCATGCCGGGAAGCGACGACTCGATCGTCGCGCCCTCGCCGACGCTCGCCGAGTTCTCGAGCTTGTTCGCGGGGTCCTGAAGCGCCTCGAGCGCGGCCGCGGCCGTCATCTTCTCCTGAAGCCGGTAGATGCCGGGGTAGAACGTGATGGCAATGTTCTCCTTGACGAGGTAATCGTAGAAGACCTCGTCGGTACGGGTGACACCCGCTTCGTACAGTGCAGTCGACACGGGTGAGCCGGTGTCGCCCTCCTGGACGGTGACGAGCACTTCGCCGGACGCGATGCCGGGCTCCCAGTCGGCCGGCTCACCCCATCCGAGTGCGTCGCTGATCTTGTCGCCGTACGTGTTCCAGGCCCAGATTCCGGTGCCGACGATGCCTCCGATCACGGCGAGCACGATGATCAGCGCCACGAGGCAGCCGGTGCGGCGCTTCTTCTTCTTCGGAGGGCGACTCCCGGAGTCCTCATCGGTGTGCGCGTGGAAGAGATCTTCGAGGCGTCCACCGGAACCCGCAGCGCCTGAGGCTGCGGCGGTCGCGGGCACGGCTGCATCTGCGACGACGGGCGCGGATGGTCCGTCACGATCTGCGTCGGATGTGAGGACGCCGTCGCGAGCTGCGGAGACGTGGTCACCGCCGCGTGTCGCGGAGTCGTCGGCGCGGATGTCGGGCGACTGGGCGGGACCGGTCACGGGAAGTGCGCGGGTCGAGGCGTCGTCGTCCGAACGGGGCTCCTGCGGTTCAGGCACAGGCGCCTGACCGCCGGGCGCCTGCGCCGCAGCCGCCTCGCGGGCGGCTCGGCGCGACCCGGGAGCCGGTGGCGTGTTGTCGACCGTCGGGCTCTGCTGCGACGGATCGGGAAGATTCTCGAACAGGTCGCCGAGGCGGGCGTCCGGATCGTGCTGAGGTGAAGAACTCTCACGTTCGGGCATTAGCGTGGGGACTCCTCGTCGAGCGGAATCGTGTCACCGGGCGGGTTTCCGGTGCTCTTCTCCGTGTCGATCGCCTGCTGCAGCAGAACCACCGCGGCGATCTGATCCACAATGCTACGAGACTTCTTCTGAGATCTGCCCGAAGAGCGCAATGCGGCGTGTGCGGTGACCGTGCTCAGACGCTCGTCCACGAGACGGACGGGCGTGCCCGTCCGCGACTGCAGCGCCGCCGCGAACTCCCGCGCATCGGTCGTGGATGCCGTGTCGGCACCCTGCAGATTCACCGGAAGGCCGACCACGAACTCGAGCAGGTCGAAGTCCTGTGCGATCTCCGCGATCCGGTCGATCGCCGAGTCGTTGCGCTGGACCGTCTCCACTGGGACGGCGAGCATGCCGTCGGGGTCGCAGCGAGCGACCCCGACACGTGCACGTCCGACGTCGATACCGAGCCGCACACCGCGACGGAATCCGCTCACGCTGACTGCAGCTCCTGCGACACGGCCTCGAGAGCAGCGGGAAGAGCCGCGGCGTCCGTGCCGCCGCCCTGGGCGACGTCGTCACGACCGCCGCCTCCGCCGCCGAGCACGGAAGCGGCGCGCTTTGCCAGCGCACCGGCCTTCGCGCCTGCCGCGCGGGCGGCATCGTTCGTCGCGACGACGACCACCGGGCGACCGTTCACCACGGCGCCGAGAGCGACGACCGCAGCGTCCGATCCGAGACGGTCGCGCACCCCGAGCACCAGCTCACGCACGTCGTCGGCCGAGGCGACCTCACCGAGAGACCGTGCCGCGACACGGAAGGCTCCGACACGATCCGCGGACTCCGCGATGGCCGGGACCTGACCTGCGCGCTCCTTGGACTCGAACTGCGCGATGCGCTTCTCCGCCGCTTTCAGGCTCGCGGAGAGGTCCGCGATGCGCTCGGCGAGCTGATCGCGCGGGGTCTTGAGCGAGGTGGTCAGCTGCGAGACGAGAGCGCGCTCGGCGGCCAGCTCGCGGAATGCGTCCTGTCCGACCAGAGCCTCGATGCGACGGTTCGACGCGCCGACCGAAGACTCGCCGACGACGCTGACGAGACCGATCTCGGCGCTCGAGCTCACATGGGTTCCTGCGCAGAGCTCACGCGACCAGGGACCACCGATGTCGACCATGCGCACGACGTCGCCGTACTTCTCGCCGAACAGTGCCATGGCGCCCGCCTCCTTCGCCTCATCGAGGGTCAGGATGCGGGTCGAGACCTCAAGGGCGTCGTTGACCGCGCGATTGGTGATCTCCTCGATCTCGGTGCGCGTGTCTGCCGACAGCGCCTGCGACCACGAGAAGTCGAAGCGCATGTAACCGGCGCGGTTGAGCGAGCCCGCCTGCGTGGCGGTCGGGCCGAGCGTGTCGCGCAGCGCGGCATGCACGAGATGCGTCGCGGAGTGCGCCTGCCGGGCGGCGCGGCGGTTGGCCGCGTCGACCACCGTCGTGGCAGCATCATCGACCGTGACGACGCCACGCGTGACCTCGACTGTGTGGCTGATGAGCCCCGGAACCGGGCGCTGAACATCGAGCACGTCGAGTTCGAACCCGGGGCCCACGATCACGCCCTTGTCGGCGACCTGTCCACCCGACTCCGCGTAGAGCGTCGTCTCGGCGAGCACGACCTCGGCGATCTGCCCCTCCGCGGCGCTGCGCGCCGGCTGGCCGTCGACGAGAATCCCGAGGATGCGCGAGTCGACCTCGAGCTCGGAGTAACCGTCGAAGCCGGTCTCGCCCAGCGCGCGCAGGTCACGGTAGACCGAGACATCGGCGAGCTGACGCTTGCGGTTGCGTGCATCGGCCTTGGCGCGGGAGCGCTGCTCCTGCATCAGGGTGTCGAAAGCCGCACGGTCGACGTCGAGACCTGCCTCCTCCGCGACCTCGAGGGTGAGGTCGATCGGGAAGCCGTAGGTGTCGTGCAGGAGGAACGCCTCAGGACCGCTGAGGGTCGTCGCTCCGCCCTTCTTCGTCTCGTCGAGCGCGAGGTCGAGGATCGTCGACCCGGAAGCGAGCGTGCGCCGGAAGGTCTCCTCCTCGGCGAAGGCAGCGGCCGACAGCGTCGACCAGTCCTTCTCGAGCTCGGGGTACGCCGACTTCATGGCGTCACGCGAGGTGGCGAAGAGCTCGGGGAACACCGCCTCGTCGACGCCGAGCAGACGCATCGAGCGCACCGTGCGTCGCATCAGGCGGCGCAGGATGTATCCGCGACCCTCGTTGGACGGCCGGACTCCATCGGACAGCAGCATCAGTGAGGAGCGGACATGGTCGGCGACGACGCGGAAGCGGACGTCGTCTTCGTGCACCGCCCCGTAGCGGCGACCCGAGAGCTCGACGGCCCGGTCGAGCACCGGGCGCACCTGATCCGTCTCGTACATGTTCTCGACGCCCTGCTTGAGGAACGCGACGCGCTCGAGTCCCATGCCCGTGTCGATGTTCTTCTGGGGCAGCTCCCCCACGATGTCGAATTCCGTCTTGCCGCGGATGTTCTCGATGAAGTCCTGCATGAACACGAGGTTCCAGATCTCCAGGAACCTCGAGTCGTCTGCCGCAGGACCGCCGTCCTTGCCGTATGCGGGGCCGCGGTCGAAGAAGATCTCGGAGTCCGGGCCGCCGGGGCCGGGCTGCCCGGTGTTCCAGTAGTTGTCGGCGCGCCCGAGGCGCTGGATGCGCTCGGGTTTCAGGCCGATGATGTCGCGCCAGATGGATTCGGCCTCGTCATCCGTCTCGTAGACGGTGACCCAGAGGTCCTTCTCGTCGAACCCCATGCCGCCGTCGGCCTCGGAGCTCGTCAGCAGCTCCCACGCGTAGCGGATGGCGCCCTCTTTGAAGTAGTCGCCGAACGACCAGTTGCCCATCATCTGGAAGAAGGTGCCGTGACGCGCGGTCTTGCCGACCTCTTCGATGTCGTTGGTGCGGATGCACTTCTGCAGATCCGCGATGCGCGGATGCGGTGCGGGGACGACGCCCGTGAGGTACGGGATCATCGGCACCATTCCGGCGACCGTGAACAGCAGGGACGGGTCGTCGCTGACCAGGGAGGCCGAGGGGACGATGACGTGGTCGTTCTTCTCGAAGTAATCGAGGTAGCGCTGCGCGATCTCCGCAGTTTTCATAGGGGTGCCAGGTGTCCTTGCGTGCTGAGTGGGAAACAGATGACGAGAACCGTGTGCGCTGAGGCGCGCCGGTCAGTCGTCATCGGGGTCGGTGAGACGTGCCTTCTCGTCGCGGTAGGAGTCGCCGATGATCGC of Microbacterium sp. LWH13-1.2 contains these proteins:
- the alaS gene encoding alanine--tRNA ligase gives rise to the protein MKTAEIAQRYLDYFEKNDHVIVPSASLVSDDPSLLFTVAGMVPMIPYLTGVVPAPHPRIADLQKCIRTNDIEEVGKTARHGTFFQMMGNWSFGDYFKEGAIRYAWELLTSSEADGGMGFDEKDLWVTVYETDDEAESIWRDIIGLKPERIQRLGRADNYWNTGQPGPGGPDSEIFFDRGPAYGKDGGPAADDSRFLEIWNLVFMQDFIENIRGKTEFDIVGELPQKNIDTGMGLERVAFLKQGVENMYETDQVRPVLDRAVELSGRRYGAVHEDDVRFRVVADHVRSSLMLLSDGVRPSNEGRGYILRRLMRRTVRSMRLLGVDEAVFPELFATSRDAMKSAYPELEKDWSTLSAAAFAEEETFRRTLASGSTILDLALDETKKGGATTLSGPEAFLLHDTYGFPIDLTLEVAEEAGLDVDRAAFDTLMQEQRSRAKADARNRKRQLADVSVYRDLRALGETGFDGYSELEVDSRILGILVDGQPARSAAEGQIAEVVLAETTLYAESGGQVADKGVIVGPGFELDVLDVQRPVPGLISHTVEVTRGVVTVDDAATTVVDAANRRAARQAHSATHLVHAALRDTLGPTATQAGSLNRAGYMRFDFSWSQALSADTRTEIEEITNRAVNDALEVSTRILTLDEAKEAGAMALFGEKYGDVVRMVDIGGPWSRELCAGTHVSSSAEIGLVSVVGESSVGASNRRIEALVGQDAFRELAAERALVSQLTTSLKTPRDQLAERIADLSASLKAAEKRIAQFESKERAGQVPAIAESADRVGAFRVAARSLGEVASADDVRELVLGVRDRLGSDAAVVALGAVVNGRPVVVVATNDAARAAGAKAGALAKRAASVLGGGGGGRDDVAQGGGTDAAALPAALEAVSQELQSA
- the mltG gene encoding endolytic transglycosylase MltG, with the protein product MPERESSSPQHDPDARLGDLFENLPDPSQQSPTVDNTPPAPGSRRAAREAAAAQAPGGQAPVPEPQEPRSDDDASTRALPVTGPAQSPDIRADDSATRGGDHVSAARDGVLTSDADRDGPSAPVVADAAVPATAAASGAAGSGGRLEDLFHAHTDEDSGSRPPKKKKRRTGCLVALIIVLAVIGGIVGTGIWAWNTYGDKISDALGWGEPADWEPGIASGEVLVTVQEGDTGSPVSTALYEAGVTRTDEVFYDYLVKENIAITFYPGIYRLQEKMTAAAALEALQDPANKLENSASVGEGATIESSLPGMAESLGMPIEDLQAAVDADPATYGVTAQTLEGWLFPAVYTFDPGVTATQVIQRMVDRTKESLDAAGVPAEDAQRVLTIASIIQREGLTADFPKVSRVIQNRLDIDMKLQMDSTAQYGYGSLHEGVVSSSAEALEDPNDWNTYVHTGLPITPIASPSDAAIDAAMHPADGPWLYFVTVNLATGETQFSVTYEEHLQGVEKWEKWCQENPDGGCSAG
- a CDS encoding shikimate dehydrogenase; protein product: MTPRHLAVWGDPIAHSKSPRLHAAAYGVLGLDWEYSSRQVDESVFDDALASLDDSWLGLSLTMPLKERAHRAAATRDTHAELTGAVNTLLLTDVAQGFNTDVGGIIDALGEHGLGEVGRVRVLGAGATAASAVVACVELGARSIEVRARRPERAATLIALGARLGVDVTADAFAADADQVDLTVATLPSGSALDDATAVRLAERGGALFDVAYSPWPSALATAWTGGQAISGEGMLLWQAVRQIRIFRHGDQTIALPGEDGVVAAMRAVL
- the aroC gene encoding chorismate synthase translates to MLRVLTAGESHGPELIAVMEGLPSGVPVSSEAIQADLARRKLGYGRGSRMKFEQDELTISGGVRHGRTLGSPIALRIGNTEWPKWIEVMNPEPVELTDKSRGRSAPLTRPRPGHADLVGMQKYDFDEARPILERASARETAARVALGAIARSFLGELGIRLVSHTLSIGPVQVPPGSPLPTPDDVETLDADPLRCFDPATSALMVAEVDDAKKDGDTLGGIVEVLAYGLPPGLGSHVHWDRRLDARLAQALMSIQAIKGVEVGDGFETTRRRGSAAHDELFATADGISRGSDRAGGTEGGMSTGTVLRVRAGMKPIATVPHALRTIDIASGEDATAHHQRSDVCAVPAAGVVAEAMVAVELANAVLEKFGGDSIRETRRNLDGYLAGIPAELRTTPASEAALIAHDERS
- the ruvX gene encoding Holliday junction resolvase RuvX, translated to MSGFRRGVRLGIDVGRARVGVARCDPDGMLAVPVETVQRNDSAIDRIAEIAQDFDLLEFVVGLPVNLQGADTASTTDAREFAAALQSRTGTPVRLVDERLSTVTAHAALRSSGRSQKKSRSIVDQIAAVVLLQQAIDTEKSTGNPPGDTIPLDEESPR
- a CDS encoding shikimate kinase produces the protein MTSEAEQLTLVLVGPMAAGKTSVGRRVAKKLGVPFIDTDKRVVAAHGPIPGIFADHGEAHFRSLERAEVADALRAGGVISLGGGAVTDPGTRALLREHPVVFLTVSPEAVVHRINAGGRPLLAGDDPVGRWTQIFEERRGWYDEVASVTFDTSRRPMQRIADDIVAWRRERA